AGCTTATGTTTAGTATGCTTTGAATCCTGTTGGCCTTTCTCCACGTTTGTAAAAATCCATAGCTTTTTTTTCATCTTTTAGCAAACGACTTTTTGCAATGAAACGAACAAACCATGGAATTTGTTTTACTGTTCCACCGGTTGCAATTGCAAGGAGATATGCTTTTGCACATTTTTCGATTAACTCACAATTATAAATCGCCTTTTCTCTTGTCACACTTGTGATGACCACTTCTTCCCCTAACAAAAATCCATTTGCACCGGAAAGAAGATTCTCACTTGCGATTAGATTTCCATTTTGTCCAAGTGGCAATTGGCGGACAGGAGCACCGAGTTGGCGGCATTGTTCATCAAAAACAAGTGGAAGTGCATGATCAAGATAATGGAGTTTGGAACTCCATGGAGGAGAAAAACGTACTATGGCACCAACATCTTGACGTAAAGAGTAAAGATCTGCATGAAAACGAATCGTAGAAGGTAGTGAAATTATGTTTTCATTCTCACCTAACATCGTATTCGGGTTTTGAATGGAATAAATGCCAAGATTAGGCTTTTGTGATTTTCCTTCCCCTTTTACCATCAGTAAAAATTTACCTTCACCGGGTAAGAGAAAAGATAAACTAACGGATTTGTTTTGGAATAATCCTTTTGTGTTGAGTCGGTTCCAAAGGTCATGTAATTCTATTTCATTAGGATTCGGATTCTTTTTTTGACTAATTTTCTTTTTTGCTAACTGAATCATTTTTGTATCCTTAAATTTCTAACGAATCTTAAACCTAAAAAACAGATTGGATCTGTTTCATCAATTGTGAATTGAAACTAGTTATTTTTGGATTCGTTTGGATTGATTTCCGTAAAAAATCCACTGCTTCTTTCTCTATCAATGAAACAGAACGGATTGCGGATTTTAGATCTATGGCTCCACAGACAATTCCATGGTTTTTAAGGAGATATCCATTTTCTGTTTTGGAAATTTTTTTCCGAAATGCACTCACAAGAAAAGATGTACCTGATGGTGCATAAGAAACCATTACTAATTTAGTTCCAATTTTTTCTTTTATCTCTTTTGATTCTAATGTTATATCTTTGCCAAGCAAAGTGATTGCACTTGCAAATGGTTGATGAGTGTGTAAACTTACTTGTATGTCAGGGCGTTTTGTAAAAAAACTTGCATGGATCCCACTTTCCGTTGTGGGTTGTTTTGTCCCTTCAACCATCTGTAAATTGTCGATCCTTAACACACATAAGTCTTCTGGTTTCATGGAATAATAATCGCTAGCAGAAGGAGTGACTACCATATAAGTTTCATCAACTCGAACAGCTAAATTGCCTCCAATTCCAGCTAAAAATCCAATATCAGCTAACTGGATACAGGCGGTTATCATTTCTTTTTGGATGGATTTGATTTTAGAGCGATTTAGATTCATCAATTGGTCCAGTAATCCTATCTTGCAAAATAGTCGACAATTGTCGACTAAAAAATTGATGGTCTCGGAAGAAGTTAGGAATTTAAAAATTCTAATAAATTCTAAATTCATTCGACAAATGTCTACAAAATTGTAAATTACTCCAGGTTTTCCCTTATGAGACTTACGAACTTAGCTACAATCTTTTCATTTTGCCGACGAATCTTTTCCCATTGGATCGTTAATTTACTTGGACCAACTGACCAGTTTGTAATGCGCCATCGAATTTTAAATGGCACCTTATTTGCCGGTCTCATTGCCATGCTTGTGGGACTTGGGTCTGAGTTTTTCCGCGAAGGATTTGAAATGGGCGGATTACTGGCGTTATGGGCTGCGTTTGCTTCCACGATTTTATTCTATTATTTATCACGAGTGAAACGTTATTTTCAAATTTTGATCATTCCAACCTTTATCATCAGTTCTCTTACTGCTTGT
The sequence above is a segment of the Leptospira sp. WS39.C2 genome. Coding sequences within it:
- a CDS encoding aldose epimerase, which gives rise to MIQLAKKKISQKKNPNPNEIELHDLWNRLNTKGLFQNKSVSLSFLLPGEGKFLLMVKGEGKSQKPNLGIYSIQNPNTMLGENENIISLPSTIRFHADLYSLRQDVGAIVRFSPPWSSKLHYLDHALPLVFDEQCRQLGAPVRQLPLGQNGNLIASENLLSGANGFLLGEEVVITSVTREKAIYNCELIEKCAKAYLLAIATGGTVKQIPWFVRFIAKSRLLKDEKKAMDFYKRGERPTGFKAY
- a CDS encoding class II aldolase/adducin family protein — translated: MNLNRSKIKSIQKEMITACIQLADIGFLAGIGGNLAVRVDETYMVVTPSASDYYSMKPEDLCVLRIDNLQMVEGTKQPTTESGIHASFFTKRPDIQVSLHTHQPFASAITLLGKDITLESKEIKEKIGTKLVMVSYAPSGTSFLVSAFRKKISKTENGYLLKNHGIVCGAIDLKSAIRSVSLIEKEAVDFLRKSIQTNPKITSFNSQLMKQIQSVF